Proteins from one Aureimonas sp. SA4125 genomic window:
- a CDS encoding DUF1737 domain-containing protein: MKLYRLLTGPDDASFCHKVSAALDKGWDLYGDPTYAFDSSSGAMRCGQAVVKELYGHSYDPSMKLGEQ; the protein is encoded by the coding sequence ATGAAACTCTACCGACTTCTGACCGGGCCCGACGATGCGAGTTTCTGCCACAAGGTGTCGGCCGCGCTCGACAAGGGTTGGGACCTCTACGGCGATCCGACCTATGCCTTCGATTCGAGCAGCGGCGCCATGCGTTGCGGGCAGGCCGTGGTCAAGGAACTCTATGGTCACAGCTACGACCCCTCCATGAAGCTTGGCGAGCAATAG
- a CDS encoding DUF2459 domain-containing protein, with translation MLALPLLALAIGCLVPRAGADGAASPSDLAAAGGSGAGKGGGQTQGPDLRRVAGDRLGTRAFAQGPPEARHRVFILSSAIHTDIALPAEASVLASFGFLSAAGLPIDRQDVGAIVVGWGGRDFYIGTPRWSDIRPGPVLRAFTGDSAVLHVDLAGEIDAAAPGVRAVDLGDAGRVRQRGGN, from the coding sequence GTGCTCGCACTGCCGCTGCTGGCCCTGGCGATCGGCTGTCTCGTGCCGCGCGCGGGCGCGGATGGAGCGGCCAGCCCATCCGACCTGGCCGCCGCTGGCGGCAGCGGGGCCGGCAAGGGAGGCGGCCAGACGCAAGGCCCGGATCTGCGCCGCGTGGCCGGCGACCGCCTCGGCACCCGTGCGTTTGCACAGGGCCCGCCGGAAGCCCGCCACCGCGTCTTCATCCTCTCCTCCGCCATCCACACCGACATCGCCCTGCCGGCGGAGGCAAGCGTTCTCGCCAGCTTCGGCTTTCTCTCCGCCGCGGGACTTCCGATCGACCGGCAGGACGTCGGGGCGATCGTCGTCGGCTGGGGTGGCCGCGATTTCTACATCGGGACGCCGCGCTGGTCGGATATCCGGCCAGGCCCGGTGCTGCGCGCCTTTACGGGCGATTCCGCGGTGCTGCATGTGGACCTTGCCGGCGAGATCGACGCCGCGGCACCGGGAGTGCGCGCCGTCGATCTCGGCGATGCCGGTCGTGTCCGTCAACGTGGTGGAAATTGA
- a CDS encoding metallopeptidase family protein has product MARHDQSGDWGRRMAPSLEEIEALALEAYAGLPQEFRRLSGDIQFIVADFPEDSIVEEMGLESAFDILGLFEGRPIGDPGLAVTGEMTNRILLYRRPILDYWSEHEEALGTLVAHVLIHEIGHHFGLSDDDMEELEAQAG; this is encoded by the coding sequence ATGGCAAGGCATGACCAGAGCGGCGACTGGGGCCGGCGGATGGCGCCGAGCCTCGAGGAAATCGAGGCGCTGGCACTGGAAGCCTATGCCGGCCTGCCGCAGGAGTTCCGGCGATTGTCGGGCGACATCCAGTTCATCGTCGCCGACTTTCCCGAGGACTCGATCGTCGAGGAAATGGGCCTTGAGAGCGCCTTCGACATTCTCGGCCTGTTCGAGGGGCGTCCGATCGGCGATCCCGGCCTTGCCGTCACCGGCGAGATGACGAATCGCATCCTTCTCTATCGCCGGCCCATTCTCGACTACTGGTCGGAGCACGAGGAAGCGCTCGGTACGCTCGTCGCGCATGTGCTGATCCACGAGATCGGCCATCATTTCGGCCTGTCGGACGATGACATGGAAGAGTTGGAGGCGCAGGCCGGATAG
- a CDS encoding DNA polymerase Y family protein has translation MLYERLANADRIAALCEGAATLGLSPGLGLADARARFPGLDVVAADRAADAVLLGAVADWCDRYTPLVALDPPHGLVLDISGCGHLFGGEKALMDDLLARLFHQGFFARAAIAGHAGTALAAASRSSGADIAEGQEHAAVAPLPIGALRLGADRTAKLERLGLKTIGALAGLPRQSLARRFGADLLTRLDEALGLADRPISPRRTVPALIAERRFAAPISQAGDIERITGFLAQRLCQALERRGEGARRLELSLFRADGKVERVTVAASGPLRAPERISALFRERLKGFGEEIDAGFGFDLVRLSVLAEETMIERQEDLSGEKSLAGDLAGLIDRLGARLGEDQVLQIEARASHWPERAMRIRPAITVPPITGSQRGGAASRPAMAADMALPRGEEAPRPVRLLGSPEVVEATFAVPDGVPMHFRWRRALHVVRRVEGPERIAPEWWLGGTERARDYFRIEDADGRRFWLFRKEQAAAPGEGGHGDPVARWFMHGIFA, from the coding sequence GTGCTTTACGAGCGGCTCGCCAATGCCGACCGCATCGCCGCGCTTTGCGAGGGGGCGGCAACGCTCGGCCTGTCGCCGGGTCTTGGCCTTGCCGATGCCCGGGCCCGCTTTCCCGGCCTCGACGTCGTGGCGGCCGACAGGGCGGCGGACGCCGTTCTCCTTGGCGCCGTGGCCGATTGGTGTGACCGCTATACCCCGCTCGTCGCGCTCGATCCGCCGCATGGCCTCGTTCTCGATATTTCCGGCTGCGGCCATCTCTTCGGCGGCGAGAAGGCGCTGATGGACGACCTTCTTGCCCGGCTGTTCCACCAGGGATTTTTCGCCCGGGCCGCGATCGCCGGGCATGCCGGCACGGCGCTTGCCGCCGCTTCCAGGTCTTCGGGCGCGGACATCGCCGAAGGCCAGGAGCACGCCGCCGTGGCGCCGCTGCCGATCGGTGCCCTGCGGCTTGGCGCGGACAGGACGGCAAAGCTCGAGCGGCTCGGCCTGAAGACCATCGGGGCGCTGGCAGGCCTGCCGCGGCAGAGCCTGGCGCGACGGTTCGGCGCCGACCTCCTGACCCGGCTCGACGAGGCGCTGGGTCTTGCCGACCGGCCGATCAGCCCGCGCCGCACGGTCCCCGCCCTCATCGCCGAACGGCGCTTTGCCGCGCCGATCAGCCAGGCCGGGGACATCGAGCGCATCACCGGCTTTCTCGCCCAGCGCCTCTGCCAGGCGCTGGAGCGGCGCGGCGAAGGGGCACGACGGCTGGAACTGTCGCTGTTTCGCGCCGACGGCAAGGTCGAGCGCGTCACGGTCGCAGCCTCCGGCCCCTTGCGCGCGCCCGAGCGCATCTCGGCTCTCTTCCGCGAGCGGCTGAAGGGATTTGGCGAGGAGATCGACGCCGGCTTCGGCTTCGATCTGGTTCGCCTCTCGGTGCTGGCGGAAGAGACGATGATCGAGCGCCAGGAGGATCTTTCGGGCGAAAAGAGCCTGGCCGGCGATCTCGCCGGGCTGATCGACCGGTTGGGTGCCCGGCTCGGCGAGGACCAGGTGCTGCAGATCGAGGCCCGCGCCAGCCATTGGCCCGAAAGGGCGATGCGCATCCGCCCGGCGATCACCGTGCCGCCCATCACCGGGTCGCAGCGCGGCGGGGCGGCGTCGCGCCCGGCCATGGCCGCCGACATGGCGCTGCCGAGGGGGGAGGAAGCGCCCCGCCCGGTCCGGCTCCTGGGGTCGCCCGAGGTGGTGGAGGCGACCTTCGCGGTGCCGGACGGCGTGCCGATGCACTTTCGCTGGCGCCGGGCGCTGCATGTGGTGCGCCGGGTCGAGGGGCCGGAGCGCATCGCGCCGGAATGGTGGCTGGGCGGGACCGAGCGCGCCCGCGACTATTTCCGCATCGAGGATGCCGACGGGCGGCGATTCTGGCTGTTTCGCAAGGAGCAGGCGGCGGCGCCCGGCGAGGGCGGCCATGGCGATCCGGTCGCGCGCTGGTTCATGCACGGGATCTTTGCCTGA
- a CDS encoding DUF2459 domain-containing protein — translation MKSRNSTLAALSGDRLSHTFQCRNFHHERGHYRDAGFAALMGFVLETLARDQAGRPVLVGAAGYGAFDRFYEATGRFTAFAGCNAWTAAALRAAGVTTGLWTPLPATLSWSLDLHAQ, via the coding sequence TTGAAGTCTCGCAACTCCACCTTAGCCGCCCTATCCGGTGACCGCCTCAGCCACACCTTTCAATGTCGGAATTTCCACCACGAGCGCGGACACTACCGCGATGCCGGCTTTGCCGCCCTCATGGGCTTTGTCCTCGAGACACTCGCCCGCGATCAAGCCGGTCGCCCCGTTCTGGTCGGTGCCGCGGGCTACGGCGCCTTCGATCGCTTCTACGAGGCGACGGGGCGCTTTACCGCGTTTGCCGGCTGCAACGCGTGGACCGCTGCCGCCTTGCGCGCGGCAGGGGTGACGACGGGTCTGTGGACACCGTTGCCGGCGACGCTGTCCTGGTCGCTCGACCTCCACGCGCAGTGA
- a CDS encoding IS256 family transposase, producing MTEDRLPLAELFAKAGDGDFLRTIAESVMQLLMEVDVEGMIGAGRHERTQERATYRNGYRDRSLDTRLGSLQLRIPKLRQGSYFPPFLEPRKLSEKALVAVIQEAWISGVSTRRVDDLVQAMGLSGIGKSTVSKLCKDIDERVGGFLDRPLTGDWPYLWLDATYLKQREGGRIVSVAAIIAVAVNTDGKREIVGLHIGPSEAETFWSSFLKSLVRRGLSGVKLVISDAHEGLKAAIRRVFSASWQRCRVHWMRNALSYVPKAQQSMAAAALRQAFAQPDRASASQALRHVADQLRGKCPKLGAFIDNSETDVLAHMDFPSQHRTRIHSTNSLERLNKEVKRRADVVGIFPNEGSIIRLIGAVLLEANDEWQIQNRYMQTEPMADLMAMGNTAKPEQISTEVA from the coding sequence ATGACCGAGGACAGACTACCGCTTGCCGAGCTTTTTGCGAAAGCCGGGGACGGCGATTTCCTGAGAACGATAGCCGAGAGCGTGATGCAGCTCCTTATGGAGGTCGACGTTGAAGGCATGATCGGCGCCGGGCGCCACGAACGGACGCAGGAACGGGCGACTTATCGCAATGGCTACCGCGACCGCTCGCTCGACACGCGGCTCGGCTCGTTGCAGCTTCGGATACCCAAGCTTCGGCAGGGCAGCTACTTCCCGCCGTTCCTGGAGCCGAGAAAGCTCTCGGAGAAGGCCTTGGTTGCCGTCATTCAGGAAGCTTGGATCAGCGGCGTTTCCACCCGGCGGGTCGACGATCTGGTACAGGCCATGGGGCTGTCGGGGATCGGCAAGAGCACCGTATCGAAGCTGTGCAAAGACATCGACGAACGCGTCGGCGGCTTCCTCGACCGTCCTCTCACTGGCGACTGGCCCTACCTCTGGCTGGATGCGACCTACCTGAAGCAGCGCGAGGGTGGACGCATCGTTTCGGTCGCCGCCATAATCGCCGTGGCCGTGAACACGGACGGCAAGCGCGAGATCGTCGGCCTTCACATCGGCCCCTCGGAAGCGGAGACGTTTTGGTCGAGCTTCCTCAAGAGCCTCGTGCGCCGCGGCCTGTCCGGCGTGAAGCTCGTGATCTCGGATGCTCACGAAGGGCTGAAAGCCGCCATTCGCCGGGTGTTCAGCGCCTCCTGGCAGCGCTGCCGGGTGCATTGGATGCGCAACGCCCTGTCGTATGTCCCGAAGGCGCAGCAGAGCATGGCGGCGGCCGCGCTGCGCCAAGCCTTCGCCCAGCCCGATCGTGCTAGCGCCAGCCAGGCGCTGCGCCACGTCGCCGACCAGCTTCGGGGAAAGTGTCCAAAGCTCGGGGCCTTCATCGACAACAGCGAGACCGACGTGCTGGCGCACATGGATTTTCCCAGTCAGCACCGGACCCGGATCCATTCGACGAATTCCCTGGAGCGCCTGAACAAGGAGGTGAAGCGGCGTGCCGACGTCGTCGGAATCTTCCCGAACGAGGGATCCATCATCCGGCTCATCGGCGCCGTCCTTCTCGAGGCCAACGACGAATGGCAGATCCAGAACCGCTACATGCAGACCGAACCCATGGCCGACCTCATGGCCATGGGCAACACTGCAAAACCCGAACAGATTTCCACCGAAGTCGCCTGA
- a CDS encoding error-prone DNA polymerase, translating to MSAPLRPPARRRPAVPRGRGGVSGFAEIGTASSFSFLRGASQPDELVGTAQAKGLGGLGLADRNTVAGVVRAHQAAREIGFPFAPGARLVFKDETPDIFAYPRDREGWGKLCRLLTLGNLRTVKGDCVLHLGDLLDGGEGLHLALLSPGGLGASHDGEAQAAGEQAGGCLRALQENFAGSVHLAVAPRHDGGDARRLARAARLAAASRVPLMATNDVLYHAPDRRRMQDVLTAIRHHVTISEAGFILSKNAERYLKAEAEMALLFRDHPSALCESGRFFQALGFDLSSLQYEYPDESLGLDGTPAEALRRLAYEGARWRYPGGVSGKTVGQIEHELKIIAVMKYEPYFLTVYNIVRFARSRQILCQGRGSAANSTVCYCLGITEVDPEITGLLFERFISPDRDEPPDIDVDFEHERREEVIQHIYEAYGRDNAAIAATVITYRGRSAAREVGKAFGLSDDAVSALSGSVWGHHAGDVGEREAAEAGLSVADPVTENVLAFANELMGFPRHLSQHVGGFVITRGRIDEVVPILNSGMDGRTIVEWDKDDLDELKILKIDILALGMLSCLRRGFDLLAANYPAHHGGRLTLADLSKNADDAATYAMTRRADTLGVFQIESRAQMSMLPKLRPKEFYDFVIQVAIVRPGPIQGDMVHPYLKRRMGLEEPVYENEALRAVLHRTLGVPLFQEQAMQMAIVAASFTPGEADQLRRAMATFKRTGKIHTFRDKMIEGMVGNGYSREFAERCFKQIEGFGGYGFPESHAASFALLVYASCYMKCHYPDVFAAALLNAQPMGFYAPSQIVRDLRDHGVAVRPADVNHSTWDCSLEPSDFDPRALARRHREMEKDIRSNHAVRLGFRQIKGLSEAEMGQLVATRLRSGPYDSVRDLWLRSGLKRGAIERLADGDCFGSLGLSRRDALWAAEALDPNGAAERLPLFERADATDLQKEPDAHLPPMPLGEEVINDYRFLSLSLKAHPVVFVRTVLRAQKVMTNETLETLPSGRRVTVSGLVLVRQRPGSAKGVIFMTIEDETGTANIIVWPKLFEALRPVVLGARFIKVTGRMQSDRGVIHVVAEHAEDLTGLLAAVATGGLVGEGHVAPADHVKSPLPVSRRGRRGGVAASLGSLLARADEVRRPIETGRGTLLAVLRGARPALASSHHASSELPPDSAMRAVLPKGRNFQ from the coding sequence ATGTCGGCGCCCTTGCGTCCCCCCGCCCGCCGCCGCCCGGCCGTTCCTCGGGGGAGGGGCGGGGTTTCAGGCTTTGCCGAGATCGGCACGGCGAGCAGCTTTTCCTTCCTGCGCGGCGCTTCGCAGCCGGACGAACTCGTCGGCACGGCGCAGGCCAAGGGGCTGGGGGGGCTCGGCCTTGCCGACCGCAACACCGTCGCGGGCGTGGTACGGGCGCACCAGGCGGCGCGCGAGATCGGCTTTCCCTTCGCTCCCGGCGCGCGCCTCGTCTTCAAGGACGAGACCCCCGACATCTTCGCCTATCCGCGCGACCGGGAAGGCTGGGGGAAACTCTGCCGGCTGCTGACCCTCGGCAATCTGCGCACGGTGAAGGGCGACTGCGTTCTCCATCTGGGCGATCTCCTGGATGGCGGCGAAGGGCTGCATCTGGCGCTGCTTTCTCCCGGCGGGCTCGGTGCCAGCCATGACGGAGAAGCGCAGGCGGCAGGCGAGCAGGCAGGAGGCTGCCTCCGTGCCTTGCAGGAAAACTTTGCCGGCTCAGTTCATCTCGCCGTCGCCCCGCGCCATGACGGCGGCGACGCCCGGCGGCTCGCCCGGGCGGCCCGACTTGCGGCGGCAAGCCGCGTCCCGCTGATGGCGACGAACGACGTCCTCTACCACGCCCCCGACCGGCGCCGGATGCAGGACGTCCTCACCGCCATCCGCCACCATGTGACGATATCCGAGGCCGGTTTCATCCTGTCGAAGAATGCCGAGCGGTATCTGAAGGCGGAGGCCGAGATGGCGCTCCTCTTCCGCGACCATCCCAGCGCCCTTTGCGAGAGCGGTCGCTTCTTCCAGGCACTCGGCTTCGATCTGTCCTCGCTGCAATACGAATATCCCGACGAGTCGCTCGGCCTCGACGGGACGCCTGCCGAAGCGCTGCGGCGCCTGGCCTACGAGGGCGCCCGCTGGCGCTATCCCGGCGGCGTGTCCGGGAAGACCGTCGGGCAGATCGAGCACGAGCTGAAGATCATCGCCGTGATGAAATACGAGCCCTATTTCCTCACCGTCTACAACATCGTCCGTTTTGCCCGTTCCCGGCAGATCCTGTGCCAGGGCCGGGGATCGGCGGCCAATTCCACGGTCTGCTACTGCCTCGGCATTACCGAGGTCGATCCGGAGATCACCGGGCTCCTCTTCGAGCGCTTCATCTCGCCCGACCGCGACGAGCCGCCGGACATCGACGTCGACTTCGAGCACGAGCGGCGCGAGGAGGTGATCCAGCACATCTACGAGGCCTATGGCCGCGACAATGCGGCGATCGCCGCCACCGTCATCACCTATCGCGGCCGCTCGGCGGCGCGCGAGGTCGGCAAGGCCTTCGGTCTCTCGGACGACGCGGTCTCGGCCCTGTCGGGCTCGGTCTGGGGCCATCATGCCGGCGATGTCGGGGAGCGCGAGGCGGCGGAAGCCGGGCTTTCCGTCGCCGATCCCGTGACCGAGAACGTGCTCGCCTTCGCCAACGAGCTGATGGGCTTTCCCCGCCACCTCTCCCAGCATGTCGGCGGCTTCGTCATCACCCGCGGGCGCATCGACGAGGTCGTGCCGATCCTCAACAGCGGCATGGACGGGCGCACCATCGTCGAATGGGACAAGGACGATCTCGACGAGCTGAAGATCCTGAAGATCGACATTCTGGCGCTCGGCATGCTGTCCTGCCTCAGACGCGGCTTCGACCTTCTCGCCGCGAACTATCCAGCGCACCATGGCGGGCGGCTGACGCTCGCCGACCTCTCCAAGAATGCCGACGACGCGGCGACCTATGCGATGACGCGGCGGGCCGACACGCTCGGCGTCTTCCAGATCGAATCGCGCGCGCAGATGTCGATGCTGCCGAAACTGCGGCCGAAGGAGTTCTACGACTTCGTCATCCAGGTGGCGATCGTCAGGCCCGGCCCGATCCAGGGCGACATGGTCCATCCCTATCTCAAGCGCCGCATGGGGTTGGAAGAGCCCGTCTACGAGAACGAGGCGCTGCGCGCCGTGCTGCACCGGACGCTCGGCGTGCCGCTGTTCCAGGAGCAGGCGATGCAGATGGCGATCGTCGCCGCGAGCTTCACGCCGGGCGAGGCCGACCAGCTGCGCCGCGCCATGGCGACCTTCAAGCGCACCGGCAAGATCCACACGTTCCGCGACAAGATGATCGAGGGCATGGTCGGCAACGGCTATTCCAGGGAATTCGCCGAGCGCTGCTTCAAGCAGATCGAGGGATTCGGCGGCTACGGGTTCCCGGAGAGCCATGCCGCCTCCTTCGCCCTCCTCGTCTACGCCTCCTGCTACATGAAGTGCCATTATCCCGACGTCTTCGCCGCCGCCCTCCTCAATGCCCAGCCGATGGGGTTCTACGCGCCCTCGCAGATCGTGCGGGACCTCCGCGACCACGGCGTCGCCGTCCGCCCGGCCGACGTCAACCATTCGACCTGGGACTGCAGCCTCGAACCATCGGATTTCGACCCGCGTGCTCTGGCGCGGCGTCACCGCGAGATGGAGAAGGACATCCGCTCGAACCACGCCGTCCGGCTCGGCTTCCGGCAGATCAAGGGCCTCTCGGAAGCCGAAATGGGACAGCTCGTCGCGACACGTCTGCGGTCGGGGCCCTATGATTCCGTCCGCGATCTCTGGCTGCGCTCGGGGCTGAAGCGCGGGGCGATCGAGCGGCTCGCCGACGGTGACTGCTTTGGCTCGCTCGGCCTTTCCCGGCGCGACGCGCTCTGGGCGGCCGAGGCGCTCGATCCGAACGGGGCCGCCGAACGCCTGCCTCTGTTCGAGCGGGCCGATGCCACCGACCTCCAGAAGGAGCCCGATGCACATCTGCCGCCGATGCCGCTCGGCGAAGAGGTGATCAACGACTATCGGTTCCTGTCGCTGTCGCTGAAGGCCCACCCCGTCGTCTTCGTGCGCACGGTGCTCAGGGCCCAGAAGGTGATGACGAACGAGACGCTGGAGACGCTGCCCTCCGGCCGGCGCGTCACCGTCTCCGGCCTCGTCCTGGTGCGCCAGCGGCCGGGCTCGGCCAAGGGGGTGATCTTCATGACCATCGAGGACGAGACGGGCACGGCCAACATCATCGTCTGGCCAAAGCTGTTCGAGGCGCTTCGCCCGGTCGTCCTCGGCGCCCGCTTCATCAAGGTGACCGGGCGCATGCAGTCGGACCGGGGCGTCATCCATGTCGTCGCCGAGCATGCCGAGGACCTCACCGGGCTTCTCGCCGCCGTCGCCACAGGGGGCCTTGTCGGGGAAGGCCATGTCGCCCCGGCAGACCATGTCAAAAGCCCGCTGCCCGTCAGCCGCCGCGGCCGGCGGGGCGGCGTCGCCGCCTCGCTCGGCAGCCTTCTGGCCCGCGCCGACGAGGTCCGCCGGCCGATCGAGACGGGACGCGGCACGCTGCTTGCCGTGCTGCGCGGCGCGCGGCCGGCTCTCGCCTCGTCGCATCATGCCTCGTCGGAGCTTCCGCCGGACAGTGCTATGCGCGCGGTGCTGCCGAAGGGGCGGAATTTCCAGTAA
- a CDS encoding OsmC family protein — MKRHATAVWHGALGDGKGDITTQSGALDHHGYSFKARFEDDSGKSGTNPEELLAAAHAGCFAMQLSHFLAENGTPAETLEAMALVTVDQVEGGFEVKSSAITLKGKVPGIDDATFQELAEKAKAGCPISKALGAISVTLDAQLA, encoded by the coding sequence ATGAAACGTCACGCAACCGCGGTCTGGCACGGCGCACTCGGCGACGGCAAGGGCGACATCACCACGCAGTCCGGCGCGCTCGATCACCACGGCTATTCCTTCAAGGCGCGATTCGAGGATGACAGCGGCAAGTCCGGCACCAATCCGGAAGAGCTGCTCGCTGCCGCACACGCCGGCTGCTTCGCCATGCAGCTGTCGCACTTCCTCGCCGAGAACGGCACGCCGGCGGAGACGCTGGAAGCGATGGCACTGGTGACGGTCGATCAGGTCGAGGGCGGATTCGAGGTGAAGTCCAGCGCCATCACCCTGAAGGGCAAGGTCCCGGGCATCGACGATGCGACATTCCAGGAACTCGCCGAAAAGGCGAAGGCCGGCTGCCCCATTTCGAAGGCGCTCGGCGCCATCAGCGTCACCCTCGACGCCCAGCTGGCGTAA
- a CDS encoding tyrosine recombinase XerC, which produces MSETFLVNASPALLAEKTAWLRALEEERRSAANTLEAYERDLRQFLSFLTGYHGRPADTADLKDLRPVDLRAFLAARRRDGAGAKTLGRGLAGVRSFIRHLERRGLASAAGAKAMRAPRQAKNLPRPLSVTDALQLSEDAGALGTEPWISARNVAVLTLLYGCGLRISEALDLPGNALSDPGARSMPVTGKGGKARLVPLLPAVLAGVADYRRLCPYDLVAGEPLFRGHRGGPLRPQIIQREMQKLRGALGLPDTATPHALRHSFATHLLAAGGDLRTIQDLLGHASLSTTQNYTAVDQNRLMTIYESAHPRARRRPSDAPAS; this is translated from the coding sequence ATGTCCGAGACGTTCCTCGTCAATGCCTCGCCCGCGCTGCTGGCGGAAAAGACCGCCTGGCTCAGGGCTCTGGAAGAGGAGCGGCGGTCTGCAGCCAATACGCTCGAGGCCTATGAGCGCGATCTCCGGCAGTTTCTCTCCTTCCTGACGGGCTATCACGGGCGCCCGGCCGACACCGCCGATCTCAAGGATCTGAGACCGGTGGACCTGCGCGCCTTCCTCGCCGCCCGCCGCCGCGACGGCGCGGGCGCAAAGACGCTGGGGCGCGGGCTTGCCGGCGTGCGCTCCTTCATCCGGCATCTCGAACGCCGGGGCCTTGCCTCGGCCGCCGGCGCCAAGGCGATGCGCGCGCCCAGGCAAGCCAAGAACCTGCCGCGGCCGCTCAGCGTCACGGATGCGCTGCAGCTCTCCGAAGACGCCGGCGCGCTCGGCACGGAGCCCTGGATCTCGGCCCGCAACGTCGCGGTGCTGACGCTCCTCTACGGCTGCGGTCTGCGCATATCCGAGGCGCTGGACCTGCCCGGGAATGCTTTGTCGGATCCGGGCGCCCGCTCGATGCCGGTGACCGGAAAGGGCGGCAAGGCGCGCCTGGTGCCGCTCTTGCCGGCCGTCCTGGCCGGTGTCGCCGACTATCGCCGTCTCTGCCCGTATGATCTCGTGGCGGGCGAGCCGCTGTTTCGCGGTCACCGCGGCGGGCCGCTAAGGCCGCAGATCATCCAGCGCGAGATGCAGAAGCTGCGCGGCGCGCTCGGCCTGCCGGACACCGCGACGCCGCACGCGCTGCGCCATTCCTTCGCCACCCATCTCCTTGCCGCGGGCGGCGATCTCAGAACGATCCAGGATCTTCTCGGCCACGCCTCGCTGTCGACGACGCAGAATTATACCGCCGTCGACCAGAACCGGCTGATGACGATCTATGAGAGCGCCCATCCGCGCGCGCGGCGGCGGCCGTCTGACGCTCCAGCGTCCTGA